In a genomic window of Treponema primitia ZAS-1:
- a CDS encoding glycosyltransferase family 2 protein: MKISIVTVCYNSVITMRNTIKSALSQVDVNLEYIIVDGASVDGTLDIIKEYAEKYPKIIKYISSPDAGIYDAMNKGIEIATGTIIGILNSDDCYSANDVLYFISREFDKTGSDAVYGDLLYVKNNKPYRYWKSGERKSFKSGWMIPHPSFFVKKEIYIKYGNFRLDCGSAADYEILLRLLEKYSISISYLPKVLVYMRIGGVSNSGIKSRINALIEDKHAWEVNSLEPLKFTIFLKKIYKLSQFIRAKTYKSPCNPSLLSVDNFSGY, from the coding sequence ATGAAAATATCAATAGTAACTGTTTGTTATAATAGCGTTATAACAATGCGTAATACGATTAAATCTGCGCTATCTCAAGTTGATGTTAATTTAGAATATATTATTGTAGATGGCGCTTCAGTAGATGGTACTTTGGATATAATTAAAGAATATGCGGAGAAATACCCTAAAATAATTAAATATATTTCTTCGCCTGATGCCGGTATATATGATGCGATGAATAAGGGTATTGAAATTGCAACTGGTACTATTATTGGGATATTAAATAGTGATGATTGTTATTCAGCTAATGATGTTTTATATTTCATAAGCAGAGAATTTGATAAAACTGGAAGCGATGCTGTATATGGAGATTTGCTTTATGTAAAGAATAATAAACCCTATCGTTATTGGAAATCAGGAGAACGAAAATCATTTAAATCCGGATGGATGATACCTCACCCGTCTTTCTTTGTTAAAAAAGAAATCTATATAAAATATGGTAATTTTCGCCTTGATTGCGGCAGTGCTGCCGACTACGAAATATTATTACGTCTTCTTGAAAAATATTCTATTTCTATATCTTATTTACCTAAAGTTCTTGTTTATATGAGAATAGGTGGTGTGAGCAATTCGGGGATAAAATCAAGAATTAATGCTCTAATTGAAGATAAACATGCTTGGGAAGTTAACAGTTTAGAGCCATTGAAATTCACAATATTTTTGAAAAAAATATATAAATTATCTCAGTTTATTAGAGCAAAAACATATAAGTCTCCTTGTAATCCATCGCTTTTATCTGTAGATAATTTTTCAGGATATTGA
- a CDS encoding glycosyltransferase: protein MAERKHLTLLYNFDETWIGGTYYVLNIIKALNSLSDNGVKPKITIIHQYKIGLDAIKAINYPYIEFLETNIKLSFLKKIINIISDLFFYRGLFEIKLPLEKIDFVYPFATHINTNNIKSAYYWIPDFQDRYLPHFFRVFECTLRHWNRLLMIRKGYPIIFSSSTALADFKMFYPRAKNKTEIISFVSIIGDQYKTVDFFALKIKYNLPQLYFISPNQFWRHKNQVIVLQAIDILKRNGIELKVIFTGKEYDNRNPEYFTMLQNFVEEKDIDSSVSFLGFIDRDEQLQIMNNAVCIIQPSLFEGWSTVVEDAKALNKYILVSDIPLHREQIINNCSFFNPKDPDDLANKMLSCLCNMKDVVSHNYNSNIHKFAMEIINLISNKT from the coding sequence GTGGCTGAAAGAAAACATTTAACATTACTTTATAATTTTGATGAAACTTGGATAGGAGGTACTTATTATGTTCTTAATATAATAAAGGCATTAAATAGCCTATCGGATAATGGAGTGAAACCAAAGATAACGATTATTCATCAATATAAAATTGGATTAGATGCTATTAAAGCGATTAATTATCCTTATATAGAATTTTTAGAAACCAATATTAAATTATCATTTTTAAAGAAAATAATAAATATTATAAGTGATTTATTTTTTTATCGTGGTCTTTTTGAAATTAAATTACCTTTAGAAAAAATAGACTTTGTTTATCCGTTTGCTACACATATTAATACAAACAATATAAAATCTGCATATTATTGGATCCCAGATTTTCAAGATCGATATTTACCGCATTTTTTTCGAGTATTTGAATGTACTTTACGTCACTGGAATAGGTTATTGATGATCCGAAAAGGATATCCAATTATTTTTAGCAGCTCTACTGCACTGGCAGATTTTAAGATGTTTTACCCCCGGGCTAAAAATAAAACAGAAATTATTTCTTTTGTCAGTATAATAGGGGATCAATATAAAACAGTAGATTTCTTTGCTTTAAAAATAAAATATAATTTGCCTCAATTATATTTTATATCACCCAACCAATTTTGGAGGCATAAGAATCAGGTTATTGTTTTACAAGCAATTGATATATTGAAGAGGAATGGTATTGAACTAAAGGTTATTTTTACCGGCAAAGAATATGATAATAGAAACCCCGAATATTTTACCATGTTGCAAAACTTTGTCGAAGAAAAGGATATTGATAGTTCTGTATCATTTTTAGGTTTTATTGATCGTGATGAACAACTGCAGATAATGAATAATGCTGTGTGTATAATTCAGCCTTCATTGTTTGAGGGTTGGAGTACTGTTGTTGAAGATGCAAAAGCTTTAAATAAATATATTTTAGTTTCAGATATACCTTTACATAGGGAGCAGATAATTAATAATTGCTCTTTTTTTAACCCTAAAGATCCTGATGATCTAGCTAATAAAATGTTATCTTGCCTTTGCAATATGAAAGACGTTGTTTCCCATAACTATAACAGTAATATTCATAAATTTGCAATGGAAATAATTAATTTAATAAGCAATAAGACATAA
- a CDS encoding NAD-dependent epimerase/dehydratase family protein: MKIIIIGSKGFIGSHCVSYFSKQNNDVWESDIVVDSKNNNKYYSIDTISPDFSVIFKAQQFDVCVNCSGAANVPESFVNPLKDYHLNTVNVFRILNSLRQFNSKCKFINLSSAAVYGSPKKLPISEDMMMNPISPYGWHKQQAEIISKEFFLLYGIQTINLRIFSVYGVGLRKQIFWDIFQKVKNSDNIELFGTGNESRDFIYIEDLVRAIDHIIKFAEFNSEAINISSGIETTIKEAATLLCKNIRDNINIIFNQQIREGDPINWRSDINKLTSYGFVNNYSLEMGIKELAKWLKENI; this comes from the coding sequence ATGAAAATAATCATTATCGGTTCAAAAGGTTTTATTGGTTCTCATTGCGTTTCTTATTTTTCAAAACAAAATAATGATGTTTGGGAGTCAGATATAGTTGTTGATTCCAAAAATAATAATAAGTATTATTCAATAGACACAATAAGCCCAGATTTTTCAGTAATATTTAAGGCGCAGCAATTTGATGTTTGTGTTAATTGTTCTGGTGCTGCAAACGTTCCCGAATCATTTGTTAATCCATTGAAGGATTATCATCTTAATACCGTTAATGTTTTTAGGATACTTAACTCTTTACGGCAATTTAATTCTAAATGTAAGTTTATAAATTTATCGTCGGCTGCTGTCTATGGTAGTCCTAAAAAATTGCCTATAAGCGAAGATATGATGATGAACCCAATCTCTCCATATGGGTGGCATAAACAGCAGGCAGAGATTATAAGCAAAGAATTCTTTTTATTATATGGGATTCAAACCATAAATTTACGTATATTCTCTGTTTATGGCGTGGGTTTAAGGAAACAAATATTCTGGGATATATTTCAAAAGGTGAAAAATAGTGATAATATAGAATTATTTGGCACGGGAAATGAATCTAGAGATTTCATCTATATAGAAGATTTGGTAAGAGCCATTGATCATATTATAAAATTCGCAGAATTTAACAGTGAAGCAATAAATATATCGTCAGGAATAGAGACTACTATTAAAGAAGCAGCTACATTGTTATGTAAAAATATCAGGGATAATATCAATATTATTTTTAACCAACAAATTAGAGAAGGTGATCCTATAAATTGGCGATCTGATATAAATAAATTAACCTCCTATGGGTTTGTTAATAATTACAGTCTGGAAATGGGAATAAAAGAGTTGGCAAAGTGGCTGAAAGAAAACATTTAA
- a CDS encoding acyltransferase family protein translates to MEINENISKRIIALRFILVFFILLIHNNITELHFVDNLAMNEYQHIIILKIQQLIGIIVYTTILPTYFLLSGYLIYAKEIKFIIVVKKKCRSILLPYFIWTLLAILFFYIAQSFSFTKIYFTTPRTLIRQFGVLDWIDVFWGKLTPMAQGYPLVGQFWFLRDLFILDLLFLVIKKLIDLFPLGTFIFFFIIWLTDINIYIVSTSGLLFFSLGYYIVKYSLNEGKIDKINIIELAVVCLLTLCIELFFNKHVPQIHTINTFLGCIFLIRLSWFLVRKKYLYEFLKKLEKYSFFVFAIHLPYLLVLNKLYMRIIPISGLAGVLLQYFCIAIFGTTLFLTIGVIIRKKLPKIFALVTGNRL, encoded by the coding sequence ATGGAAATAAATGAAAATATATCAAAAAGAATAATTGCATTACGATTTATTCTTGTATTTTTTATTTTACTAATACACAATAATATAACGGAATTACATTTTGTTGACAATCTTGCGATGAACGAATATCAACATATTATAATACTCAAAATACAGCAATTAATAGGGATAATTGTTTATACGACTATCCTTCCAACTTATTTTTTATTATCTGGTTATTTAATATATGCCAAAGAAATAAAATTTATTATTGTAGTTAAAAAAAAATGCCGCTCTATTTTATTGCCATATTTTATCTGGACTTTATTAGCCATTTTGTTCTTTTATATAGCTCAAAGTTTCTCATTTACAAAAATATATTTTACAACACCTAGAACTTTAATTCGTCAATTTGGAGTACTTGATTGGATAGATGTGTTTTGGGGAAAACTCACACCGATGGCACAAGGCTATCCACTTGTTGGTCAGTTTTGGTTTCTAAGAGATTTATTTATTCTGGATCTGTTATTTTTAGTGATAAAAAAATTGATCGATTTGTTTCCATTAGGAACATTCATATTTTTTTTTATAATATGGTTAACCGATATAAATATTTATATAGTATCAACTAGTGGATTATTGTTTTTTTCATTGGGTTATTATATTGTAAAATATTCATTAAATGAAGGAAAAATCGATAAAATAAATATAATAGAATTAGCCGTTGTCTGCTTGTTAACATTATGTATTGAATTATTTTTTAATAAGCATGTCCCACAAATTCATACTATTAATACTTTCCTTGGATGTATATTCTTAATAAGATTATCTTGGTTTCTTGTAAGAAAAAAATATCTATATGAGTTTCTTAAAAAATTGGAGAAATACTCGTTTTTTGTTTTTGCTATTCATTTACCCTATTTGCTTGTGTTGAATAAACTTTATATGCGAATTATTCCAATATCCGGATTGGCCGGTGTATTGTTACAATATTTCTGTATTGCGATATTTGGAACAACACTGTTTTTAACTATTGGCGTAATAATTCGAAAAAAATTACCAAAAATATTTGCTTTGGTAACTGGAAATAGGCTCTGA
- a CDS encoding glycosyltransferase family 4 protein, with amino-acid sequence MKINIIYLYTEIQPYNIAIFHELLKRKNVAIHVFHWDKKILTPYIPPEIENVYYYKKSDFKTVNELFLTIKNLDPTIIYTSGWIDKDYMSVCRKTRKYLSIPVVSGSDTYWRGGKQWLNIIASPFWHRKCFSHIQVSGLWQFEYAHRLGFHAQNILMHNLSADTELFRKISIVQKERSYPKNILYIGRFSPEKGLKYLIEAWNAISDRKSWRLILIGNGPEKNVLIKNKNVEIKDYANQEVLTKYIQNAGCFVLPSIKEQWSLVLHEAATGGLPILASDICGAVPYFVINNYNGYTFKPGNVSEIQLAIEKIIDASEKRLVEMSYNSRKLSEKITPEIVANTFLSVLP; translated from the coding sequence TTGAAAATTAATATCATATATCTTTATACAGAAATTCAACCCTATAATATAGCAATATTTCATGAGCTGTTGAAACGGAAAAATGTTGCTATTCATGTTTTTCACTGGGACAAAAAAATCTTAACTCCTTATATCCCTCCGGAAATTGAGAATGTATATTATTATAAAAAGTCTGATTTCAAGACAGTAAATGAATTATTTTTAACGATTAAAAATTTGGATCCAACAATAATATATACTTCTGGTTGGATAGATAAAGATTATATGTCTGTATGTCGAAAAACTAGAAAATATTTATCTATTCCGGTAGTTTCTGGTTCTGATACTTATTGGCGTGGTGGTAAACAATGGCTTAATATCATAGCGTCGCCTTTCTGGCATAGAAAATGTTTTTCGCACATTCAAGTATCTGGTTTATGGCAATTTGAATATGCTCACCGACTGGGTTTTCATGCTCAAAATATTTTAATGCATAATCTTTCAGCTGATACAGAACTTTTTAGAAAAATAAGCATAGTGCAAAAAGAGAGATCATACCCCAAAAATATACTTTATATAGGTAGGTTTTCTCCGGAAAAGGGGTTAAAATATTTAATAGAAGCCTGGAATGCAATAAGCGATAGAAAATCATGGCGATTGATTTTAATAGGTAATGGACCCGAAAAGAATGTGTTAATAAAAAATAAGAATGTTGAGATAAAAGATTATGCAAATCAAGAAGTATTAACAAAATACATTCAAAATGCAGGATGTTTTGTCCTGCCATCCATAAAAGAGCAATGGTCCTTGGTATTACATGAGGCTGCCACCGGCGGATTACCGATATTAGCATCGGACATATGTGGTGCTGTGCCATATTTTGTTATAAATAACTATAATGGTTATACTTTTAAACCAGGCAATGTTTCTGAAATACAGTTAGCAATTGAAAAAATAATAGATGCCAGTGAAAAAAGACTTGTAGAAATGTCATATAATAGTCGAAAATTATCTGAAAAAATTACACCAGAAATTGTAGCAAATACTTTCTTGAGCGTTTTGCCTTAA
- a CDS encoding glycosyltransferase: MKKISIIIVTFNSSNIIKKCLDSIINNNDIGEKLEIIIVDNNSDDVECVSSIIKEYYQGKIVFVKNNKNGGYGYGNNIGIKISSAPIILIMNPDVILNKPIFQELYSSFTNHNVVIVGLQQYENEHRKGRSFLMLNTSIFELIFYKIYKLLNIYNQKHCCFSGACFAIRKEIIENIGYFNENIFLYGEEKYIHLSIACKIKKCKFLYNKNISYIHPIENRVNSDKQVIMGLQSSEYIHKVFGLNYKRSYRQMINMYKFMKIISLVRNNFKKLKLIENTLNILYTHFPD; encoded by the coding sequence ATGAAAAAAATATCTATTATAATAGTCACATTCAACTCAAGTAATATAATAAAAAAATGTTTAGATTCTATTATTAATAATAATGATATAGGTGAAAAATTAGAAATAATAATTGTTGATAACAATAGCGATGATGTTGAATGTGTATCTAGTATAATAAAAGAATATTATCAAGGAAAAATAGTTTTCGTAAAAAATAATAAAAATGGTGGCTACGGGTATGGGAATAACATTGGAATAAAAATATCTTCTGCTCCAATTATTTTGATAATGAATCCTGATGTTATATTAAATAAGCCTATTTTTCAAGAATTATATAGTAGTTTTACTAATCACAATGTTGTAATTGTTGGATTACAGCAATATGAGAATGAACATAGGAAAGGCCGATCTTTTTTAATGTTGAATACTAGTATTTTTGAATTAATATTTTATAAAATATATAAATTGTTAAATATTTATAATCAAAAACATTGTTGTTTTAGTGGAGCTTGTTTTGCAATTAGAAAAGAAATAATAGAAAATATAGGTTATTTTAATGAAAATATATTTTTATATGGTGAAGAAAAATATATTCACTTGTCAATTGCTTGTAAGATAAAGAAATGTAAATTCTTATATAACAAGAATATTTCATATATTCATCCTATTGAGAACAGGGTGAATTCTGATAAACAGGTGATAATGGGTTTACAATCAAGTGAATATATTCATAAGGTATTTGGATTAAATTATAAAAGATCTTATAGGCAAATGATAAATATGTATAAATTTATGAAAATCATTTCCCTAGTACGGAATAATTTTAAAAAGTTGAAATTAATAGAAAATACTTTGAATATTTTGTATACACATTTTCCTGATTAG
- a CDS encoding EpsG family protein has translation MVFIVILYIVSGTFHIAAWLFGIIIILIINLSKRSKSNIYYIYWFIIGSIYFSDISYQIVNYITQNDFISLSQNNINRLVSMLLHYMESQYFFGSSRVSLKFLFFWMSALLFIDGVRSNNSLYYFKYLNVYLFGLMIFALGRSILLIERVTDYFLIYSIILFWYNFKGKKIFDDSSNYYFILLLSMLAQNIFFIRIINK, from the coding sequence ATTGTCTTTATTGTTATATTATATATCGTATCGGGAACTTTTCATATTGCAGCCTGGCTCTTTGGTATTATAATTATTTTGATAATTAATTTGTCAAAACGATCTAAAAGCAATATCTATTATATTTATTGGTTTATTATTGGATCAATTTATTTTTCAGATATATCTTATCAAATTGTGAATTATATAACTCAAAATGATTTTATTAGTTTATCGCAGAATAATATAAATCGACTTGTTTCTATGTTATTACATTATATGGAATCTCAGTATTTTTTTGGATCATCAAGGGTATCATTGAAATTTTTATTTTTTTGGATGAGTGCACTTTTATTTATAGACGGTGTTAGAAGTAATAATTCATTGTATTATTTCAAATATTTAAATGTTTATTTATTTGGATTAATGATATTTGCATTAGGTAGAAGTATTTTATTAATTGAACGAGTTACAGATTATTTTTTAATATATTCAATTATACTTTTTTGGTATAATTTTAAGGGGAAAAAAATATTTGATGATAGTAGTAATTATTATTTTATTCTATTATTATCCATGCTTGCTCAAAATATTTTTTTTATAAGAATTATTAATAAATAA
- a CDS encoding EpsG family protein, which produces MSSAIILFYSIYSFLFIELANKIKGRYIVIILFILPFIILIALRSSMVPDTLIYIRYYLVSNTNLFDTSSNLRFEIGYQIINKIIKIFVHDNFRLFFAIITFFNLFLVMCVQKNLSIQSGYLNDNYSSLLLLLLYIPFWGIYHNAVILREGLSISFLLLLSVYCIKNKKIKRILSLLLYYISYRELFILQPGSLVL; this is translated from the coding sequence ATGAGTTCGGCCATTATTTTATTTTATTCTATTTATTCCTTTCTGTTTATTGAATTAGCAAATAAAATAAAGGGTAGATATATCGTAATCATACTTTTTATACTACCTTTTATCATTTTGATAGCTTTAAGATCAAGCATGGTACCTGATACGTTAATATATATAAGATATTATCTTGTATCAAATACAAATTTATTTGATACAAGTAGTAACCTGCGTTTTGAAATTGGCTATCAAATAATAAATAAAATAATTAAAATATTTGTGCATGATAATTTTAGACTATTCTTTGCTATTATAACGTTTTTTAATTTATTTTTAGTTATGTGTGTTCAAAAGAACTTATCTATACAAAGTGGTTACTTAAATGATAATTATTCATCATTATTATTATTACTTCTTTATATTCCATTCTGGGGAATTTATCATAATGCTGTAATATTACGCGAAGGACTATCAATATCATTTTTATTGCTTTTATCGGTATATTGTATAAAAAATAAAAAAATAAAAAGGATATTGTCTTTATTGTTATATTATATATCGTATCGGGAACTTTTCATATTGCAGCCTGGCTCTTTGGTATTATAA
- a CDS encoding CatB-related O-acetyltransferase gives MARNRNYIFNLNMIKYLYRHVINKMKLLLFIAKWRKLNKLNLTIPVCIFPIENVKIGEKTYGKLNVQIASKTTTKLIIGSYCSIGDDSKFLLCVDHDIAKLSSYPVNSLLLNSGYDAISKGDIIIKDDVWIGSNVILLSGLTIGQGAVLATGAVITKDVPPYAIVGGVPARIIKYRFTKEIIEKLLRLEINQIMGSISSKERWQTINKEYLF, from the coding sequence ATGGCAAGAAATCGCAATTACATTTTTAATTTAAATATGATCAAATATTTATATCGCCATGTAATAAATAAAATGAAACTATTACTATTTATTGCAAAATGGCGAAAATTAAACAAACTAAATTTAACAATCCCTGTATGTATTTTTCCTATAGAAAATGTAAAAATAGGCGAAAAAACGTACGGAAAATTAAATGTTCAAATTGCGTCTAAAACAACGACTAAACTAATAATTGGCTCTTATTGTTCAATAGGTGATGACTCGAAATTTCTTTTATGTGTAGATCATGACATAGCTAAATTATCTTCGTATCCTGTAAATAGCCTTTTATTGAATTCCGGATACGATGCTATAAGTAAGGGTGATATTATAATCAAAGATGATGTTTGGATTGGTTCTAACGTAATTCTTTTATCTGGTCTCACCATAGGCCAAGGGGCAGTGTTAGCTACTGGCGCAGTAATTACAAAAGATGTACCACCGTATGCCATAGTTGGAGGAGTTCCTGCAAGAATAATCAAATATAGATTTACAAAAGAAATTATAGAAAAATTATTAAGATTAGAAATTAATCAAATTATGGGCAGTATTTCATCTAAAGAAAGATGGCAAACAATCAATAAGGAATATTTATTTTAG